The genome window ATACCGTTAAAAATGACCTAACGGCACTCCAAAAAAGTGCTTCATCTTTAGCGGCTAAAGTAGAGATTAATTCCCCTTGATTTCGGTTTAATAATACACTTAATTGAGTATAACCAATTAATAATAATCCTAATAATATTAAGAGAGTAAAAGCTCCTTTTTTTTCTTTTCCTAACCAATATAGTTGGGCGATATTCCAGAATTTTTTAAAGATATTTAGATTGACTTTTTCGTTCATTTAATTTAGGATTATTAGTTGATAATATTACCTACAACATTTATGATTATGTCACGATATACACTCCCCATTAATTAAAAATAATCGTAACCAGAGGTTGGTTTTTCGGGGGCAAATGCTAACCAAAGAGGGAATTGTAGTAAGGAAAGGTTTACCTTATCTTCATTTTGATCCATGATAATAAAAGGTAAGTCTTTATCATCCATAATTCTGTCTGCTTTTTGACATAGGGCTTCTGATGTTTCAAACAAAACTACCCCTCGATTTGGTCCAAAATCTGCCCTAGATATTCCTAGACAATCTTGTAAACCCCTACGCCATTCACCTAGTTTTTCTGGAGTGTCGGATAAAATTAACACCCTAGTGCGATCGCCATATAGCTGTGATAATATCGAAATGATAGCCGAGGTAACCAGAATATTTTGTAATCTAGATGTCATACTCTTCAATGCACCCCTACCCCCTTGGGTAAAAAACCAATTAGATACCCTTTCAGCATGAATTGGCTCAAAAGTGCGCCGTAACTGCCAAGAAGGGCCATAATAGTCTGGACGAGTACGATATTGATCGATTAAACTACGAATAATGCGAGTTTCATCCTTAAAACTTTTTTCAACAAATTGAGGACTACTTGGTTCGACATTAACATTACTAATCATGGGTTGGGGATTGTTATTAGTTTCCCATGAATCCATATTACTATTAGTATTGAGATCAAGTTGTTCGGCTGCCATGGATAAATCCTGTAAACTTCCCACTAGATAGTCTTTGAATCCCTGCACCTTAATAGCTAAATCTTGGGAAACTCCAGAAAAAGTAGTCTTCATTTCTTTTTCAATTCTTTCTTTTCTACGCTCTAACTTTTGTACAGAAATTTCTAAACTTTCTTTTCTTTGTTCAAGGGCTTTCAAACTTTCTTGAACTAGGATACTTACATTTTTAGTAACTTCTTTTTGTTCATTAATAAGCTCATCTTTTTGTTGTAAAAGATTTTGGATTTCGTGAATAAGAGCTTCTTTTTGACTGTGTAAATCACCTGTTTCTTTATCAGGAAGGGTATCATCTTGACTATCGGATGATTTTGTTAAACTTGATAAGTCTTCCTCTAACTCATCAGTTTCTAAATTGTCATTTTTACTCTCTTCTATACTTATCATCGCAGTATTTTCTTCCACTGTTTCTGGATATATATTTTCCGCTAAGATTTCCTCTACAGTTTCTTGGTTATCTTCTTCTACTAATTCACTATCTTCTGTTGTTATGTTTTGATTTGCTTTTTCCGTGGCTATTTCTAACGACTGATTATCTTCCTCTGATAATGGGTTTATTTCCTGAGTTTCGATAACCTGTGGAGAAGATTCTTTTTCTACGGTAGAGGAGTTAATAATTTCTTTCTCTACCTCTTCGGAAGTATCATTATTCCTCAAATATTCTTCCTCTTCAAAGTCATAGTTGGGCAAATTTCCTGCTTCTGTGGATTGACTATCCCATAAATCATCATCACTACCAAAGGTATCTTCTATATTTTTTTTAAGGTTATTTTTATCTATTTCTGACATAGTAAATTGATTATTTATATAATGTACTGAAATCTATTGTTATTAATTCTATTAATTCGTTTTAGGAAAACATTTTTCGAGACAATCCTTTAGGGTTTTTGCATCAAAGATAATCGGCAAAAAGTGAATGCTTTTAATTTCTTTAAAGTAAAACAAAATAGGTACTGGTTGCCAATAAATTTCCCAGTTTTCCCATTCTACATAGGGAAATGTCCTCAATATTTTTTCTCCCCTATATACTTCTAAAGTGTCTGGAGTAAATTTTAGTTTAATTTGGGTGGTTTGAATAGTTAAAAAGATACCAAATAAGCCAACAATTCCACCTAAAATTGGTTGAATCAGAATTAGGGGAAAGGCACTGATAATTATAATGATAGGGATTCTAAAGTTAGGGGCTAATTCTATGGTTTCAGATATTTTCGATGGAGTCTCGTTAACATTCATATTTATTAATTTAAAAATTTCTTTCCTCAATTCTAGCCAAAATCAGTTAATCAAAATATAACCCCTTTGGGAGTCATGGGAATTTTATCCCCCTAACCCCCTTTGAGAAGGGTGAAAGTTAAGTTTAAATTTTATAAATACTATACCTATAAATCTTTGTGGGTAAAAGGTTTGGCATCATTTCCGCTGTAGGTGTCTGCAATGTCTCCATTCCCTGTGAGTTTGTATTTATAGGTAACTAATCCTTCTAAACCCACGGGCCCTCTGGGGGGCATTTTTTGGGTGCTGATGCCTACTTCTGCCCCAAAGCCATAGCGGAAGCCGTCGGCAAAACGGGTTGAACAATTATGATATACCCCAGCGGCATCGACTTGGTTAAGGAAGGTTTCTGCATTATTTTGGTTTTCGGTGATGATGCCATCGGTATGTTTTGAGCCATAATGGTTGATATGGGCGATCGCCTCTGGTAAATCATCTACAATTTTGATAGATAGAATCAAATCGCTGTATTCGGTGCGCCAGTCTTCTTCGGTGGCACTTTCACAGTTAATAATGGTTTGGGTGGCTTTATCCCCTTTCAGGGTAACTCCTTTATCTGTAAGGGCTTCGGCTACTAAAGGTAAAACTTTAGGGGCGATCGCACTGTGTACGAGCAAAGTTTCAATGGCATTACAAGCCGCAGGATATTGGGTTTTAGCATCCACCGTCACAGGAATAGCCTTGTCAAAATCAGCGGATTCATCAATAAAAAGATGACAGATACCGTCAGCATGACCTAAAACGGGAATTTTGGTGTTTTCTTGCACGTAACGGACAAATTCGTTAGAGCCACGGGGAATAATTAAATCCACATATTCATCGAGGGAGAGAAGGGTTTTAATTTCTTCTCGGGTGGTTAAAAGTTGCACGGCATCGGGGTTAACTTCAGTATGGCTGAGGGCTTCATGAATTATTTTCACTAAAGTGGTGCAGGTATTAATCGCCTCCTTACCCCCCTTTAAAATTACCCCATTGCCCGATTTTATCGCCAAACTGGTGATTTGAATAAGAGCATCGGGGCGCGCCTCAAAAATAACTCCTAATACCCCTAAAGGGCAACTAACACGGCGTAAAATTAATCCTTGATCTAATTCTCTGTGGAGAGTGAGAGTGCCGAGGGGATCAACTAATTTTGCCACATCACGCACCCCTGCGATGGCACCTTTTAACTTATTTTCCCCTAATAGTAAACGGGCAGAGAGTGCCTTAGAAATTATCCCCTCAGAGGCACTACAATCGGCATTGTTGGCATCAATAATCTCTTTTTGATGTTTTTCGAGGGTTGTTGCGATCGCTTCTAGGGCTTGATTACGAGCCGAGGTGGAGAGTATCCCTAATTGTTGTGCCGCCGTGCGAGTTTTTTGGGCAATTTCCTTCATAAAATCAATAGTAACAGTTTAAGATGTACAGGGAACAGTGTACAATTACAACTAAAAATAAACATTATATTAATTTTTAACTGTCAATTGTCAATTGTCAATTGCCTAAGAGTATGAGTGAAAGAAAAATCGTAACTGGTAAAGGAATCCCCCTTGTGGGAAATGATATTGATACCGATAGAATTATCCCCGCTCGTTTTTTGCGGTGTGTCACCTTCGACGGTTTAGGAAAAGAAGCCTTTGCCGATGATAGGGCATCAAATCCAGATCATCCTTTTAATCAACCTCAATACCAAAATGCTAAAATTTTAGTAGTTAACGCCAACTTCGGATGTGGTTCGAGTCGTGAACACGCACCCCAGGCGATCGCCCGTTGGGGTATTGATGCTATTGTGGGAGAAAGTTTTGCAGAGATCTTTTTCGGTAACTGTCTTACCATGGGAGTACCTTGTGTTACCACCTCCTCAGCTAATATCAAAAGCATCCAAAACCTACTCAAAGAAAACCCCGATGCTAATATGGTTCTTGATTTAGAAGATATGCACGTTAAGTGTGGACGTTATAGCAGTGCGGTAAAAATGGATTCAGGGGCAAGAAGTATGTTAGTTTCTGGTAAATGGGATACCTGTGGTTTACTCACCAAAAATATTCCTCAAATCCAAGAAACTGCCACCAAAATTCCCTACGTTGCTTGGTAAACCTTAATTTCCCCTCCGATAATTATTTTTCTGAGGGTTTAAAGTGGGTGGTATGGTCAAATATGATATTTAGTTACTAATTTTTATTGTTTTTATGAGTCAAGATAATTTAATTCCTGTTGTCGTTAACGGTGCGGCGGGAAAAATGGGAAAAGAAGTGATCAAGGCGATCGCCTCTAGTGATGATATGATGCTTGTAGGTGCAGTGGATCAAAATCCTGCGGTATTAGGGCAAGACGTGGGTGAAGTGGCAGGATGCGGTGCTTTAGAAGTACCTATCATGAATGATTTAGAAGGAGTATTAGTCCTCGCCACCCAACACAAAACTCAAGGGGTAATGGTAGATTTTACCCACCCTGATAGTGTATATGAAAACGTGCGCAGTGCGATCGCCTATGGAGTGCGCCCTGTGGTTGGCACAACGGGATTAAGCCCCAAACAAATTAATGACCTAACCGACTTTGCCGATAAAGCAAGTACAGGAGTATTAATCATTCCCAACTTCTCCATTGGTATCGTCTTAATGCAACAAGCAGCCATCCAAGCAGCCCAATATTTTGACCATGTGGAAATTATCGAACTTCACCACAACCAAAAAGCAGATGCCCCCAGTGGTACAGCCATCAAAACCGCCGAAATGCTCTCAGGAATGGGCAAAACCTATAACCCCCCACAAGTAGAAGAAACCGAGCATATAGAAGGCGCTAGGGGTAGCCTTTGCGGTGATAATATTCGCCTCCATAGTGTGCGTCTCCCCGGATTAATCGCCCACCAAGAAATTATCTTCGGTGCTGCTGGACAGATTTACACCCTTAGACATGATACCAGCGATCGTTCCTGTTATATGCCAGGGGTTTTGTTATCTATTCGTAAAATTACCGAATTAAAATCCTTAGTTTATGGACTAGAAAAAATTATTTAATCGTGTGTTACGTTTTAAGTGTTGGGTGTTAAATTAGACGATTATTGTGGAAAAAAAATATTTAACTTTGGAATTAGGGTAGTGAAGAAGTATATAGATAGGGCAAGACACCTTAAAAGAAAAATTTCCCGCGAAATCAAATATACGTTAAATCCCTCCCTCAAATATGGTGGCCCATCAGGACTTGCGAAAAAATGGATTGACTATCAAACTTATCAGCAAAAAGGCGGTACTTGGATAGAAGTTTATTCAGAGCAAAAATATCCCCACAAAAGAGCAAGAACCCATAATTGGGGAAAAGATAAATTTAATTTTTCTCGAAATCTAAAGTCCACAATTCCCCCCACAGGAGTATTTAAAATACCCCACGGACAAGTATTACACAATCAAGGATATGTTCTCACCCAAGATGATTATTTTATGGTTGATACCTCCTACCATCGTCAAAGATTAGTTCATGCTAATTTACCCAAAGAAAAATATCCCGTTGAGTTTTTAGACGGAACTTGTTTATCATTAATGAGTAACGCTTCAAATAATTATTACCATTTTTTGCTAGATGCCATACCTCGATTACATCTATTCGAGAAAGCAGGATTTAGTTTAAATGATGTAGATTATATTCTCATGAATCAACCTATGTCCCCCAATGCTTGGGATATTTTTGAGCAAATGGGTATTGATGAGTCTAAATGTGTTTGGGCTCAAAAAGGAAAAGGTATTCAGGCAAAAATGTTAATAGCTACTACTCATCCTAGTTTAGATCGCCATCACCCCCATTGGATGGTCAATTTTATGCAAACAAGGATTAATTTATCTCCTTGTAAACCTCATCGTTTATTGTATATTCCCCGCAAAACAGGAACTCGTAAAATTATTAATGATGACCAAATTTATGGAATTTTAGAGAAATTTGGCTTTGAATACTATTTGCCTGAAAATGATACTAACCAACCGCAAACATTCCATGAAGCATCAATTATCGTAACTCCCCATGGGGCAGCTTTGGGTAATCTTGTTTTTTGCCAACCCCACACAAAAGTATTAGAGTTTATTTCTACAGGGCATTTAAGGGAATATTTTTTCAGTCTTGCCCATGTGGCTAACCTTGAACATCATTACATTATCGGTGAAACTATACCACCTACAAAACCTAGGGGCAAAAGTTCCAAGAATGATTATTTTATTGAACCTCGTTACTTACAAAAAGCCTTATGTTTTTTGATGAAATAAATTCTAAAAATGAACTAACCTAGGACTTGAAGTTAAAAATATTATTATGAGTGAAGTAAAAGTTTTCCCGAGCAAAAGCACCTTAATTGCTAGCGCCCAAGAATTTATCATCAACAGAATAGAAGATACTATCACTGAAAAAGGAATTTGCACCATTGCCCTTGCAGGGGGTAGCACTCCAAAACCCGTCTATGAGGCGATCGCTCTTAAACAGTTATCATGGGATAAAATCCATGTATTCTGGGGAGATGAGCGTTATGTAGCCCCTACCCATCCCGACAGTAACCAAAAAATGGCAAGAGAAGCATGGTTAAATAAAGTAGAAATCCCCTCTGACAATATCCATCCTATGCCTACCATGGGTAACAATCCCCAAGACGATGCCCTAAAACACGATCAAGAAATTAGAGACTTTTTCTCATGCCCCCAAGGATTTCCCCCCTTTGATATTATTCTCCTAGGCATGGGAGATGATGGGCATACCGCCTCCCTTTTTCCCCACACCAAAGCCCTTGAAAATACTGAGAATCTCATTACCGTAGGCAACAAAGAAGATAGCCTCAGATTAACTTTTACTGCCCCCCTCATCAACGCAGCCCACTGTGTTTTATTTCTGGTGTCAGGAAGTAATAAACAGAAAGCCCTACAACAAGTATTTAGCCAAGATTGTAATCCTAGGGAATATCCGAGTAAAATGATTCAACCCCAAGGAGAATTAATCTGGTTTCTTGATAGTGATGCCGTAGGAGAATTAGAAATTATATAGATAATTGTTGGAAACTTTAAAATAACAAGCAACAATATCAGTTATCTCTTAATTTTGATTATCTTTTGTTCATAAAAAACATAGTGCTTTTTTTTTAAATCATCGCTAAAATAACACATAAAAATAAGTCTCAAAAGTCGTTAAAGTGCGATCGCCTATTAAAGTAAATAAGTATTGCAAGTGACTTTTCAACCCCCATCTCTTAGCCAAAGAAATATGACATATTCTCCCCAAAAATCGAACCCACCAGAAAAAAATCGCCTAAATACGATTATTAACTCTATTTTTCGCCTAAGTATAGTAGGCATTGGCTTAGGAACTATTTTTGGTAGTATATTAGCAAATATCGATTTAACACAGCCTTTATTTCCTGACTTAAATTTACCCTTTCTCAATACATCAGGGGAGCAAGATGAATCATCTATAACTACTTCAGAAAGTGCAGAAGTAGAAACTGATAACCTCGAAACTATCTCCTCTACAACCACCGAAAATATAGCTAGTAATTCTTTTACATTTACCCAAGAATTAATGCCCTTGAGGAAAAAAATGACTGTGTTATTTGAGAAATATGCCAATCTTCAACCTAGTTTATTTTTTGTAGATTTGGATAATGGGGCTTTTGTCAATATGAATGGTATGGAGGCTTTCCCTGCCGCTAGCACCATTAAAACGCCGATTTTGGTTGCTTTTTTTCAGGATGTGGATGAAGGAAAAATTTTGCTTGATGAAAAATTAACCATGACGGAAGAAACCAAAGCCACGGAAGCTGGTACGATGCAATATCAACCCATCGGCACTCAATACACGGCTTTGAAAGTGGCAGAGGAAATGATTATTCGTAGTGATAACACTGCCACTAATATGTTAATTGAAAGGTTAGGGGGTGTAGAGGCACTTAATCAGCGTTTTAAAGAATGGGGTTTAGAATCCACAGTAATTAATAATTATCTTCCTGATTTAGAAGGCATGAACACTATTAGTGCAAGGGATTTGGCTATGACTTTGGTAAAGGTTAGTAATGGTGATTTAGTAGAAACTAGATCAAGGGATCGTCTTTTAGGTATCATGCAGAGAACTATTACTAGGACTTTGTTACCCCAAGGCATTGAACCTGATGCCATGATTTATCATAAAACTGGGGATATTGGGAAAGTATTAGGGGATGGGGGGATTATTGATATACCTACTGGAAAACGTTATGTAGGGGCGGTTTTGGTACAACGTCCTCACAATGATTATACGGCCCGTACTATGATTCAGGAAATATCGAGGGAGGCTTACCAACATTTTAAGTGGTATCAACCTCGCCCGACAGTTGAAGGTAATTGATACTCATAGGGATGTATCATGGTACATCCCCACCTAAATAATTAAGAGTCGCTTCCTCCGTTGGTAAAGGAATCTAACCACCGCTGTAAGGCGTTTCCTGCGGCTTCTCTGCCCCCTAAACCAAAGGCAAGGGCGATCGCCACGGCAATACCCCCAGTGAGCAAACCAAAAGCTAAATTGACAATATTAGGTGCAATACCAATTCTTTCTAAAGCCATGGCAGCCACTAATACAATGATTGAAACACGGGCAACTTGAGCTAAAAACTGTGCTTGTTGGGTACCAGAATTCACTACTAATCGATACACCAAATTAGCAAAATATAAACCCACAGCAAAGATAATTACGCCGATTAATACTTGCCCTGCCAACAAGGAAATAAAAGCAACTACTTCTTTTAGGGCTTCAATTTGCAAAATATCCACCGCTGTAATGGTTGCCACCAACATAATGGCAATCACAAGGATAATACCCACAATTTGGGCAGGAGTTTTGATACTAGAATTATTTTCTACTTCAGAACTTTCTGGCGTTGACATAGGGGAGGTTTCTGTGATACCTAACCAGACAAAGACATTATTAAAGCCCACATTGGTTAGAAGATTTACTAATAATTCCGCTAAATATTGGGCTCCAAAATAACCAAACCCCAAGACAATGATAGCTGCAAATAGTTTCGGTAGTATGTCCAAAACTTGATCCAACATTGCGATCGCAGGTACAGAAATAGCCTGAATCTCTAAAGCATCTAGGGCAGTAATCGCAATAGGAATTAAGATTAATACATACACCACAGAGCCAATCACATAAGACAAAGATTGCTTTTTATTAGTAGCTGACATACCAAATTTTGCACCAATGGCATCAGCCCCACTAGCCCTTAATAAATTGGTAACAACCTTCTTAACAACTTGGGCAATAATCCAACCGATAAAAGCAATAATAGCTGCGGCGAAAACATTAGGTACAACCCCTAAAATATCATTAACTAACTCCTCTAAAGGACGTAAAGTTCCATCTAGCCCCAAAATTCCTAAAATAGAAGGAAGAAATAATAGAATGATAAACCAAAAAAGAGCATTCCCGATGGTATCACCGATGGCAATTTCGCCACCCGCTGAGTCTGCAACCATTTCCTCATCATCATCTTGCACTTGCTGATTTAATCTTTCATCAAAATGAAATTGTGAGAGCGTCTTAATAACGATGAATTTAACCACCGTTGCGAATAACCATGCCACCAAAAGAATAATTCCAGCACCCCCTAAACTAGGCAAAAAGCTCATTACCTCATTCAAGAGAGCATTTAAAGGCTCAGATACCAAATCTAACTCAAGGGCATTGAGAAAGGCAACTACCACAAAGAGAATGATAAGCCAACCAACTATTTCTGAGATCCATTTTTCCGTCTCAATTTTTTTGGCATCCTCGGCATTTTCACCCATGATAAAAGCCGCCAAGCGATTATCCAGATCAGTTTTGTGCAAGGATTTTCTAACAAATCCCTTAAAAATATTGGCAAAAATCAAACCAATAATTAAAATTAATATCGCTTTTCCTAAACTTAAAAGCGCACTTACTAAATCATCTGGTATGGGCAGAGCCTCTTCTACTTCAGATAATTGAGCAAATAAACTAAGAGCATTTAAGCCTGGTGGAGAATCCATCATTAGTTTCATGTTCTTATTGTTTGTTATTTATACATATACTTTCTCAATATATCTATATATCCCAAATAAATCAAATAACTTCTAAAATGCTGCTATTCTCATAACTATAAAAAAAAGTTGTATTAATATTTTTGTGTTGTTATTATTACTACCAAACCTTTTACTGTCAAAGGTTATATAAACCCATTATCAATAATTACTCTTTTATTGCATAACTAATATTATCATTTTGCCCAAATAACATCTAAGAATTTAATAATTAGTTTTCCCGAATAATATAACCTAATGATTAGAAAACTTTTAGACACCAAATATGATTAGAAAAAAAATCACCTAAAAAACAAAAACCTATCTAGTCTCAGATAGGTTCAAACATTTATAGGTAAAGAAAAATAGTGATTTCAGATTATATAAGATGTAAATAAGCCGCTTCTTGTTCTAATTGTTGAATTAATTTTTGATTTCCTTGACTTCTAGCAACTTCTAAACGGTGTTCTAAATTTTTTCTTAAGCTATCTCTATAAGCTTTTCCAGCTTCTGCTCTCATTTTATTTTTGCGAGTTATATTCATCATAGTTCTACTTCTTTTCTTTTCAATACTTTATTACTTATGTCATTCCATTCTAACTTTATTAAAGTTAAACGGTATAAATTATTACAAAAAATTAATAGATAATAGTCTAGGGCGTGTCATCAAATAGAAGAGAATAACAGATAAAATAAGGATGATAGTAATTGTGACAAAAGTGAGGATATGGTAGAGATGCGCAGGTATGGTTTGAGAGACGATCAATGGGAAAAAATTAAAGATTTATTACCGGGTCGATTTGGTACAGTGGGAGTCACCGCCAAAGATAATCGACTTTTTGTCGAAGCGGTATTGTACAGGTATCGAGCTGGTATTCCTTGGCGAGATTTACCTAGTCGATTTGGTGATTTTCGAGTGGTTCATACTCGTTTTAGTCGTTGGAATAAAAAAGGTGTCTGGGAAAAGGTTTTTCAAATTTTGGCAGGAGATAGTGACGATGAATATGCCATGATTGATTCAACCATAGTAAGAGCACACCAGCATAGTGCTGGTGCAAAAGGGGGGATAAAAACGAGGAAGCAATAGGTCGAAGTAAAGGAGGTTTAAGTACAAAAATTCATACTACGGTTGACGCATTAGGTAATCCTACAGGTTTTTTCCTCACCGGAGGACAAAAATGTGATTTGGACGGTGCAGATGTTTTACTAAAAGAAATAAAGGCAGATATTTTGTTAGGGGACAAAGGTTATGATGCGGATGAAAGAGTTCTGGAAAAGCTAAAGAAGCAGGATAAAATAGCGGTTATTCCACCAAAAAGAAATAGAAAAGAACAACGAGAATATGATAAGTATTTATATCAAGCAAGACATTTGATTGAGAACTTTTTTGCCCGATTAAAACAATATAGAGCCATAGCCACTAGGTATGATAAACGAAAAATAAATTTTCTTGGTGCTATTTATCTAGCCGCAGTCGTTATATGGCTTAATTGATGACACGCCCTAAAGAAAGTATTTATCAGCAATAAACCTTTACGGTTTTGCACCCTGGTTAGGACATTGTTCAATCCTTACCGTAACCATTTAATATTTTCCATGTAGTTAATTTGGTAGCAAAAATTACCCAGAGGCTTTCTTCAGTTGCATTTACAAAAAGTAAACGTTATGATGGTTTTAATGACAAAAAGCATTATGGGAGTCTTCTTTATTAATGGATCAAATAGAGAAAATCATCGAAAAAATCAAAGAGTGGACTCAAAAGTTAGTTGAGGCATTAGCAGGGCCACAGGCTGAGCCTGAACCTGAATTGATTCCTATTCCTGTGAGAGATCGTCGCAATGGTGGTTATCGTTAATCATAGTGATATAAAGGTGTGTCTGATTTAAAACTTTTAGTATTACATGGTCCTAATCTTAATCTTTTGGGACAACGAGAGCCTGAAATCTATGGGAGTTTAACCCTCAGTGACGTAGATAAACTTCTTGTGGAGAAAGGAAAAATCATGGGGGTGGAAGTAGTTTGTTTTCAGTCTAATCATGAAGGCAACCTTGTAGATAAAATTCATCAGGCTTTAGGAAATTATCAAGGGATTGTGATTAATGCTGGTGCTTACACTCACACTAGCGTAGCTGTTAGAGATGCTTTGGCGGGGGTGAATCTTCCTACTGTGGAGGTTCACCTTAGTAATATATATCGTCGTGAGGAATTTCGCCACCATTCTTATATTGCACCCATCTCTGTGGGGCAAATTAGTGGTTTTGGGGTAGATAGTTATTTGTTGGGTTTACAGGCTTTGGTTAATCATATAAAGTCGCTTGGGACTTGATGAAAAAGTCTATTCGTTAAGGTCGGGAATAGGCAATAGTTCTGTTACTTTTATTGGTTGGTGTTTTATTAGTTGTTCCCTAAGCTTTTCAGGAAAGGGGAAATTTTTTATGGTGGGCATCGCCCACTCTGACTTTTTTACGGTTGGTTTGGGGTGGTGGTATTATCGCTGTAAATATTTTCGATGGGGGCAGGTTGTGCCAAGTCTGTTTTCATGAAGCCACGGGCGCTAGTAGCAACTAGGGCAAAAATAGCAATGAGGATGGTAACGATGGGTACTACTTGTTGACGGATAAATTGCATGGGTTTGTTTTCTTAAGGTTATCGTTTAAAATAATTCTAACTCAGTTCGATTAGATTATTGATTAGCTGTGTATTCTTGGTTCGGGGTGTAGATTCCTGAGAATGTCGCTTTCTAGGTGAGCTAATTCTTGTAATCTAGGTTCGATTTGGTGTTTGTCACAATATTTATGAGCAAGTACCCAGTAAATACCATAGTGTCTGGCTTCTGATGCCATCAAACCTCGATAAAATTTGGCTAGTTCGACATCGGGGCAGTTTTCGGCGAGTAATCCGAGGCGCTCGTGCGATCGCGCTTCAATCAAGGCAGAGACTAGTAAGGAGTCTAAAAGGCGATCAGGTTCATGTCTGCGAATGGCACCTTTGAGGGTAGCACCGTAGGGCGATGGTTGTAGGGGTGCAAGGGCAACTCCTCTTTTTTGTAGCCACTGATTTACCTGTTCAAAGTGTTCTAATTCTTCCTTGGCAATGGCTGTAAGCTGATGGATAAGCTCGGTATGGGAAGGATAACGAAAAAGTAAATTTACTGCCACTCCTGCGGCTTTACGCTCACAATGAGAATGATCTAAAAGGATAGTGTCTAGGTTATGGAGGGCTTGTTCTAACCACTCTGGGGATGTAGGCTCACACAGGAGTTTGATTTTGGTTAACGTTTTCACAAAT of Cyanobacterium sp. HL-69 contains these proteins:
- the miaE gene encoding tRNA-(ms[2]io[6]A)-hydroxylase, which encodes MKTLTKIKLLCEPTSPEWLEQALHNLDTILLDHSHCERKAAGVAVNLLFRYPSHTELIHQLTAIAKEELEHFEQVNQWLQKRGVALAPLQPSPYGATLKGAIRRHEPDRLLDSLLVSALIEARSHERLGLLAENCPDVELAKFYRGLMASEARHYGIYWVLAHKYCDKHQIEPRLQELAHLESDILRNLHPEPRIHS
- the blaZ gene encoding beta-lactamase class A BlaZ, coding for MQVTFQPPSLSQRNMTYSPQKSNPPEKNRLNTIINSIFRLSIVGIGLGTIFGSILANIDLTQPLFPDLNLPFLNTSGEQDESSITTSESAEVETDNLETISSTTTENIASNSFTFTQELMPLRKKMTVLFEKYANLQPSLFFVDLDNGAFVNMNGMEAFPAASTIKTPILVAFFQDVDEGKILLDEKLTMTEETKATEAGTMQYQPIGTQYTALKVAEEMIIRSDNTATNMLIERLGGVEALNQRFKEWGLESTVINNYLPDLEGMNTISARDLAMTLVKVSNGDLVETRSRDRLLGIMQRTITRTLLPQGIEPDAMIYHKTGDIGKVLGDGGIIDIPTGKRYVGAVLVQRPHNDYTARTMIQEISREAYQHFKWYQPRPTVEGN
- the aroQ gene encoding 3-dehydroquinate dehydratase II AroQ, giving the protein MSDLKLLVLHGPNLNLLGQREPEIYGSLTLSDVDKLLVEKGKIMGVEVVCFQSNHEGNLVDKIHQALGNYQGIVINAGAYTHTSVAVRDALAGVNLPTVEVHLSNIYRREEFRHHSYIAPISVGQISGFGVDSYLLGLQALVNHIKSLGT